From Canis lupus dingo isolate Sandy chromosome 37, ASM325472v2, whole genome shotgun sequence:
gtTCCACATTTTATTCGCGTGCTGTGGGCTCAaattccttgtccttaagtattactggggaagccgggtgttgggctccttttcagtgagatgtttccGAAGCTAACAGCCCCAGCTGGAGCCTGAAAGAGGCAGGTGCGGCCCATGAAGCCCCCGTTGCCTCCTACACAGCCTCCTGCAGCACCTGAGCATCCCGCACGGGGCGCCCGAGACCAGAACCCTCCCATGGGGCGCGCATGtgcagtaggcctcctctgcctgcactaacaggagccagcctgtgctggggagagctgaggaggaggtggggacgCATCTATGCTGAtgagctgcagcctcctcaggacccgcagGGAGTCTTCAGGGGGAAATTGGGCCGTGTTCACGCTGTCAGGAAccccggtctcctcaggacccAAGGTGAGGCTTTAGGAAaatgtgggcccgcatccaccctgtcaggagcccctgggcgcctcaggacccgcggggaacttcaggaagatgtgggctgACATCCTCACTGACAGGAACCCTGAGCCTCCTCAGGACCGCCGGGAGGCTTCAGGAATTGTGGGCCcacatccatgctgacaggagcccctgagcagcctcaggacccgcggggagggtTCAGGAAGATATGGGCCCGCATCCACGCGGACAGGAGCCCCTGAGCAACCTCAGGACttgcggggaggcttcaggaaaatGTGGCACCgcgtccactctggcaggagctcctgggcccctcaggacataagttgagacatctggaagctgggggccgcattcatggttacaggagccccggcctcctcagaaccctcGGTGACGCTTCGGAAGGACTTGGGGCCACATGGACACAACAGGACGctgacttcctcaggacccccggtgTAGACTTTGGGAAATATGGGGATGTGTCCATGCGGACaaaagaccccagccttgtcagagcctgtggtgaggcctaagaaagatGTGGATGCCGAATCCACACTGACAGGTTTCTCCGGCCTCCTCAGGATGCACTGTGAAGGATTGGGATGATTTGAGGCcacgtccatgctgacaggagcccccagcctcctcaggtcttatggtgaggctgaggaaaatgtggggccacgtcaaGACTgagaggacccccgtcctcctcaggacctgcactttggcttcgggaCACATGGGGCTCCATCAAGGCTGACAGgaacccacagcctcctcaggatgCGCGGTGAGTTTTCAGGGGAtgtggggccatgtccaggctgacgggagcccccggcctcctgaaaacctgctgtgaggcttccagaggatgtgaggcatactccacagtgacaggagacctgGCGTactcaggacccgctgactatgactctggaacacgtggggccacgtgcgcactcacaggagcccagcttcctcaggaccccctaGAGGACTCTGGAGGCGTCGTTGGGGGCCACATCCACCTCAGAAGGGACtactcagaaccacagggtaagtgaatgggtagaatgaatgaTAGGATCAGGGGAGGGGAGTCAGTTGGTGGTTaggcttaggttagatgttaggggttagtgattatgcttatggttacggattagaggttagggtgagggataaggATAAAGGGTCAGTGTttaggagttaggatgggggttTGGGTTACGGACAGgagttagtgttagggttagggttaagattttagggattagggcaggaggttaggaATTGGGGTTTGGGTTATGGTTAGATTTAGGGTTGGgctaggtttgcagttagggttaggggttagggtgtgatttaggattagggttaggggttagagttaaagttagggctaggtttagggttagggcgagggttagttttaggataggggttagggctaggattagggttagtgtttggttagggttaggtatagggtcaggtcagggtcagagtacggttttggaaaagggtaagagaggGTTCGGCAGTGGGTTAGGGAttagttttagggtacgggttagggtacactttggggtatgagataagattagtattagagggttagtgttagggtataGGTAAAGGTTAGGAATAGaatttgagtacattaagttaaggttattggtagaggttagggttagggttagatttaaggtaagggtcagggttaagggtttagaataggtttaggagttagggtgagggtagGCAGGAAGGTTCAATAAATGTGTTTCGGTCTttgggtttgtgtttggtttttgattagtgatagttcttttttttaatttttatttatttatgatagtcacagagagagaaagagagagaggcagagacacaggcaga
This genomic window contains:
- the LOC118353533 gene encoding uncharacterized protein LOC118353533 isoform X18, whose product is MSRLTGAPGLLKTCCEASRGCEAYSTVTGDLAYSGPADYDSGTRGATCALTGAQLPQDPLEDSGGVVGGHIHLRRDYSEPQDCCAQDCESEKPWRSPHRSKHTRVYLQARACVQVYLTVRSRDFDPEDPLEDSGGAVGGHVHIRRDYSEPQGREEP